In Halorussus limi, a genomic segment contains:
- a CDS encoding glucose 1-dehydrogenase — translation MEAIVVRRGETSPTVAEVPRPDPEPGEALVRTLRVGVDGTDHEVIAGSHGGFPEGEDHLVLGHEAVGVVVEADGTPFAEGDVVVPTVRRPPVEGTNEYFERGEPDMAPPEACRECGIDGAHGFMSEYFAAPAEYLVPVPEDLAEWGFLVEPVSISEKALEHAAASRSAFEWDPESGLVLGNGSLGLLTLAMLDQRGYDRTYCLGRRDRPDPTIDIIEELGATYVDSRRTPVTEIPEAHESMDFVYEATGYARHAFECIEALAPGGVGALLGVPEPWDFEIDGGRLHKEFVMNNKALVGSVNSNVSHFEAAVETLADFPSWFLDDLVTGVHDLGDYEAAFGDTADGDSASGESAPRHDETTIKTALQFSQI, via the coding sequence ATGGAAGCAATCGTCGTCCGGCGGGGCGAGACCTCGCCGACAGTCGCCGAAGTGCCGCGGCCGGACCCCGAACCGGGCGAGGCGCTGGTTCGGACGCTCCGCGTCGGCGTGGACGGGACCGACCACGAAGTCATCGCCGGGAGCCACGGCGGGTTCCCCGAGGGCGAAGACCACCTCGTGTTAGGTCACGAGGCGGTCGGCGTCGTCGTCGAGGCCGACGGCACTCCCTTCGCGGAGGGCGACGTGGTGGTTCCGACCGTCCGACGCCCGCCCGTCGAGGGGACGAACGAGTACTTCGAGCGCGGCGAACCCGACATGGCTCCGCCCGAGGCCTGCCGGGAGTGCGGCATCGACGGCGCGCACGGGTTCATGTCCGAGTACTTCGCCGCGCCGGCCGAGTACCTCGTGCCCGTGCCCGAGGACCTCGCGGAGTGGGGGTTCCTCGTGGAACCGGTCAGCATCTCGGAGAAGGCGCTCGAACACGCCGCGGCCTCCCGGTCGGCGTTCGAGTGGGACCCCGAGTCGGGTCTCGTACTCGGCAACGGGAGCCTCGGCCTGCTCACGCTCGCCATGCTCGACCAACGGGGCTACGACCGGACCTACTGTCTCGGGCGGCGCGACCGGCCCGACCCCACCATCGACATCATCGAGGAGTTGGGCGCGACATATGTGGACTCCCGTCGGACGCCCGTGACCGAGATTCCGGAGGCCCACGAGTCGATGGATTTCGTCTACGAGGCCACCGGCTACGCCCGCCACGCGTTCGAGTGCATCGAGGCGCTCGCGCCCGGCGGGGTGGGTGCGCTGCTCGGCGTGCCCGAACCGTGGGACTTCGAAATCGACGGCGGGCGACTCCACAAGGAGTTCGTGATGAACAACAAGGCGCTGGTCGGAAGCGTCAACTCCAACGTCTCGCACTTCGAGGCGGCCGTCGAGACGCTCGCGGACTTCCCCTCGTGGTTCCTCGACGACCTCGTGACGGGCGTCCACGACCTCGGCGACTACGAGGCCGCGTTCGGGGACACCGCCGACGGCGATTCGGCGAGCGGCGAGAGTGCGCCTCGCCATGACGAAACGACAATAAAGACCGCGCTACAATTTAGCCAGATATGA
- the gfcR gene encoding transcriptional regulator GfcR — protein sequence MKNVDDLIESAAELAQQGLSKGEIADELNVSRETASWLVERSGTGAPATTTPTEPAGGPHDIHVDWSALGRDSNRLYHAGAAMADLLEKQGEEVDLTIGIEKAGAPLATAVARELDTDLGTYAPSKHQWEEGDIEDLGGTFSRNFAQIRDRECYVVDDTITSGTTMGETVEAIREQGGEPVACVVLVDKQGVEDVEGVPVHSLINVVRVGNDE from the coding sequence ATGAAGAACGTCGACGACCTCATCGAGAGCGCGGCAGAACTCGCCCAGCAGGGGCTATCGAAGGGCGAAATCGCCGACGAACTCAACGTCTCGCGAGAGACCGCGAGTTGGCTGGTCGAACGGAGCGGAACCGGCGCGCCGGCGACGACGACGCCGACCGAACCCGCGGGCGGTCCCCACGACATCCACGTCGACTGGTCGGCGCTCGGCCGGGACAGCAACCGCCTCTACCACGCCGGGGCCGCGATGGCCGACCTCCTCGAAAAGCAGGGCGAAGAGGTGGACCTGACCATCGGCATCGAGAAGGCGGGCGCGCCCCTCGCCACCGCCGTCGCGCGGGAACTCGACACCGACCTCGGGACCTACGCGCCGAGCAAGCACCAGTGGGAGGAGGGCGACATCGAGGACCTCGGCGGGACCTTCTCGCGGAACTTCGCCCAGATTCGGGACCGCGAGTGCTACGTCGTGGACGACACCATCACCAGCGGGACGACCATGGGCGAGACTGTCGAGGCCATCCGCGAGCAGGGCGGCGAACCGGTCGCCTGCGTTGTCCTCGTGGACAAACAAGGCGTCGAGGACGTGGAGGGCGTCCCGGTCCACTCGCTCATCAACGTGGTCCGCGTCGGAAACGACGAGTAA
- a CDS encoding glutaredoxin family protein, with protein MTFQPESELTEEEVRDRVDSAIEDNDVVLFMKGNELMPQCGYSQKALELVQQHRDDYETVDVLDALAEFRTALEDHSGWETIPQTFVNGEFVGGSDVLAELEERGELADELSD; from the coding sequence ATGACTTTCCAGCCGGAAAGCGAACTGACCGAAGAAGAGGTTCGGGACCGCGTGGACTCGGCCATCGAGGACAACGACGTGGTCCTCTTCATGAAGGGCAACGAGTTGATGCCCCAGTGTGGCTACTCCCAGAAGGCGCTCGAACTCGTTCAGCAGCACCGCGACGACTACGAGACGGTCGACGTGCTGGACGCGCTCGCGGAGTTTCGGACCGCGCTGGAAGACCACAGCGGTTGGGAGACGATTCCCCAGACGTTCGTGAACGGGGAGTTCGTCGGCGGAAGCGACGTTCTCGCGGAACTCGAGGAGCGCGGCGAACTCGCCGACGAGCTGTCAGATTGA
- a CDS encoding DUF7110 family protein — MTGQVYRLHSTLELPLENVYDHFEEDPDLPPSIASVDITRRKNTLIISAVADDDSISKYTPTAQLKASISETRVYTEEEQKRREGPRWGDDAEELDEEEDDEPMGELIEVAAFKGDRETVLQNTALQYPMFLVLCDIARLAEKGTLTAITEKDGDLQATRIVDGEDRPASIEVVEGPDSSNSGSSGVDWRDNEFI; from the coding sequence ATGACGGGGCAAGTATATCGACTTCACTCGACGCTCGAACTGCCGCTGGAAAACGTTTACGACCACTTCGAGGAGGACCCCGACCTCCCCCCGAGCATAGCCAGCGTCGACATCACCCGGCGCAAGAACACGCTCATCATCAGTGCGGTCGCGGACGACGACAGCATCAGCAAGTACACGCCGACCGCTCAACTGAAGGCGTCCATCTCGGAGACCCGCGTCTACACCGAAGAAGAGCAGAAGCGCCGCGAGGGGCCGCGGTGGGGCGACGACGCCGAGGAACTCGACGAGGAGGAAGACGACGAACCGATGGGCGAACTCATCGAGGTCGCCGCGTTCAAGGGCGACCGCGAGACCGTGCTTCAGAACACGGCGCTCCAGTACCCGATGTTCCTCGTCCTCTGTGACATCGCGCGACTCGCCGAGAAGGGGACGCTGACCGCGATTACCGAGAAGGACGGCGACCTGCAGGCGACCCGCATCGTGGACGGCGAGGACCGACCCGCCTCCATCGAAGTGGTCGAAGGGCCCGACTCCTCGAACTCCGGGTCGAGCGGAGTCGACTGGCGGGACAACGAGTTTATCTGA
- a CDS encoding phosphoadenosine phosphosulfate reductase family protein, which yields MPEDFPNYVDVDYTDGEGEDPEDYASMEHKIEKAIDVTRQGLEEYENPAVMWTGGKDSTLTLYFIKEVAEKFDLETPTAVFIDHFQHFDEIHDFVAKWEDEWDLDVVYASNDDVGDYAEENDLEPGDDIPIDALNEHNQHHVRDILEYEEDEFPFLLDTYVGNHLLKTVALNDTIEELDIDGIISGVRWDEQEARADETFFSPRHDPDIYPPHDRVQPILQFDERAVWDTFWHYVVPDTVEDYPDDGYVPESADDLPNGLTQDDIPVSPKYFAGFRSLGSEVSTEKTTEDPAWLQDLDDTTERAGRAQDKEDLMERLRDLGYM from the coding sequence ATGCCCGAAGACTTCCCGAACTACGTCGACGTTGACTACACCGACGGCGAAGGCGAAGACCCCGAGGACTACGCCTCGATGGAGCACAAGATAGAGAAGGCCATCGACGTGACCCGACAGGGTCTCGAAGAGTACGAGAACCCCGCCGTAATGTGGACCGGCGGCAAGGACTCGACGCTGACCCTCTACTTCATCAAGGAAGTCGCCGAGAAGTTCGACCTCGAAACCCCGACCGCGGTCTTCATCGACCACTTCCAGCACTTCGACGAGATTCACGACTTCGTCGCCAAGTGGGAGGACGAGTGGGACCTCGACGTCGTCTACGCGAGCAACGACGACGTGGGCGACTACGCCGAGGAGAACGACCTCGAACCGGGCGACGACATCCCCATCGACGCCCTCAACGAGCACAACCAGCACCACGTCCGCGACATCCTCGAATACGAGGAAGACGAGTTCCCGTTCCTGCTCGACACCTACGTCGGCAACCACCTGCTGAAGACGGTCGCGCTCAACGACACCATCGAGGAACTCGACATCGACGGTATCATCTCCGGCGTCCGCTGGGACGAGCAGGAGGCCCGCGCGGACGAGACGTTCTTCTCGCCCCGCCACGACCCCGACATCTACCCGCCCCACGACCGCGTTCAGCCGATTCTCCAGTTCGACGAGCGCGCGGTCTGGGACACCTTCTGGCACTACGTCGTGCCCGACACCGTCGAGGACTACCCCGACGACGGCTACGTCCCCGAGTCCGCCGACGACCTGCCGAACGGACTCACGCAGGACGACATCCCGGTCAGCCCCAAGTACTTCGCCGGATTCCGCTCGCTCGGTAGCGAGGTCAGCACCGAGAAGACCACCGAGGACCCGGCGTGGCTACAGGACCTCGACGACACGACCGAGCGCGCGGGCCGCGCACAGGACAAAGAGGACCTGATGGAGCGCCTGCGCGACCTCGGCTACATGTAG
- a CDS encoding DUF7333 family protein, with product MEFNLPVTAAILVGIVALGTAALIGMEVMATSTVLMMVAPSMLVFGAIALAVGVKHGEYRATR from the coding sequence ATGGAGTTCAATCTGCCCGTGACTGCCGCAATACTAGTCGGCATTGTCGCGCTCGGAACCGCCGCGCTCATCGGAATGGAAGTCATGGCTACGAGTACGGTGTTGATGATGGTCGCGCCCTCGATGCTGGTGTTCGGCGCGATAGCACTCGCCGTGGGGGTCAAGCACGGCGAGTACCGGGCGACGCGGTAA